In Vibrio hippocampi, a single genomic region encodes these proteins:
- the frsA gene encoding esterase FrsA, translated as MSQETSKNISETLFEKHKQAKETSHLIRYMPSSETILQQRRAENPTSWYRNVLRFQWAWQGIDPIEQEAVLSRIAGSKHSRTEDAWLDTVMGYHSGNWNYEWTRLGMMHQKRANDLTGEQAAEQLFTASLCFSIAGYPHLKKDNLAIQSQVLANTAYNEAAKRTDYVIKQIEVPYKGKRITTNLHLVSTEKPQPVVIVSAGLDSLQTDMWRLFRDFLAPAGIAMLTVDMPSIGHSSHWQLTEDSSCLHQAVLDELPKIPWVDQFRVGLLGFRFGGNAMVRLSFLEQQKVKACVAIGAPIHDLLTSPSKIQQMPKMYLDMLGSRLGKDVVDIGSLSGQLMAWSLKIQGFLSSRRTRVPILALSLEGDLVSPMSDNRLVAMFSDYGKAKKIPAKELAKGYEESLDMAIKWLEDELLK; from the coding sequence ATGTCTCAAGAAACCAGTAAGAATATCTCTGAAACCTTGTTTGAAAAACACAAGCAGGCCAAGGAAACCTCCCACCTTATTCGCTATATGCCGAGTAGTGAAACTATCTTGCAGCAGCGACGAGCTGAAAATCCAACCTCTTGGTATCGAAATGTATTGCGTTTTCAGTGGGCGTGGCAGGGTATCGATCCCATAGAGCAAGAGGCTGTGCTGTCTCGTATTGCTGGCTCTAAACACTCTCGCACTGAAGATGCGTGGTTGGATACGGTAATGGGTTATCACAGTGGCAACTGGAATTATGAGTGGACACGTTTGGGCATGATGCATCAAAAGCGTGCCAACGATTTAACGGGTGAGCAGGCGGCAGAACAGCTGTTTACGGCTTCTTTGTGCTTTAGCATTGCTGGTTACCCGCATCTCAAGAAAGACAATTTAGCCATCCAATCCCAAGTTCTCGCCAATACAGCCTATAACGAAGCGGCCAAACGCACTGATTATGTGATCAAACAGATAGAAGTTCCGTATAAAGGCAAAAGAATCACCACTAACCTGCATCTGGTGAGCACTGAAAAGCCACAACCGGTTGTTATTGTCAGTGCGGGTTTGGATTCGCTGCAAACGGATATGTGGCGCTTGTTTAGAGACTTTCTTGCCCCAGCCGGTATCGCGATGTTGACGGTGGACATGCCTTCGATAGGGCACAGTTCCCATTGGCAATTGACCGAAGACTCTTCCTGCTTACATCAGGCTGTTTTAGATGAGTTACCCAAAATCCCGTGGGTAGACCAATTCAGAGTGGGGTTATTAGGTTTTCGTTTTGGTGGCAACGCCATGGTAAGACTGTCGTTTTTGGAGCAGCAGAAAGTCAAAGCTTGCGTAGCGATAGGTGCGCCTATTCATGATTTATTGACCAGCCCAAGCAAGATTCAACAGATGCCCAAAATGTATTTAGATATGCTGGGTTCGCGGTTAGGTAAAGATGTGGTCGATATTGGCAGCCTTTCCGGGCAGTTGATGGCTTGGTCACTAAAAATACAAGGCTTTCTCTCATCTCGTCGTACTCGGGTGCCTATCCTTGCTTTGAGTCTTGAGGGGGATTTGGTATCGCCAATGTCGGATAATCGTTTAGTGGCTATGTTCAGTGATTACGGTAAGGCAAAGAAAATTCCAGCAAAAGAACTGGCAAAGGGTTATGAAGAATCGTTGGATATGGCGATAAAGTGGTTGGAAGATGAGCTATTAAAGTGA
- the gpt gene encoding xanthine phosphoribosyltransferase, with protein MANKFIITWDNMHAYCRQLAERQMPAEQWKGIIGVSRGGLVPAAILARELGIRFVDTVCISSYDHDHQRDMTVLKAPEHDGEGYLIVDDLVDSGDTARKIREMYPKAKLITVCAKPAGVELVDEYIVDIAQDCWIEQPWDMALSYVEPINRKQK; from the coding sequence ATGGCTAACAAATTCATCATCACATGGGACAATATGCACGCATATTGCCGTCAACTTGCTGAGCGTCAAATGCCAGCAGAACAGTGGAAAGGCATTATCGGCGTTAGCCGTGGCGGTCTAGTACCAGCAGCGATTCTTGCTCGTGAACTGGGTATTCGCTTTGTAGATACCGTTTGTATCTCTAGCTACGATCACGATCATCAACGTGATATGACAGTACTTAAAGCACCTGAGCACGATGGTGAAGGTTACCTAATCGTCGACGACCTAGTAGACAGCGGTGATACAGCACGCAAAATTCGTGAAATGTATCCAAAGGCTAAGCTAATCACAGTATGTGCTAAGCCAGCGGGTGTTGAGCTCGTTGATGAGTACATTGTTGATATCGCACAAGATTGCTGGATTGAGCAACCTTGGGATATGGCACTATCTTATGTTGAGCCAATCAACCGCAAGCAAAAATAA